A section of the Malania oleifera isolate guangnan ecotype guangnan chromosome 2, ASM2987363v1, whole genome shotgun sequence genome encodes:
- the LOC131149772 gene encoding pentatricopeptide repeat-containing protein At5g01110 isoform X3, which produces MLWKFATGNRRSSDAQALILRMVRKSGVSRVEIVDSLVSTYGNCGSNPLVFDLLVRTYVQAKKLREGCEALRVLKSRGFCVSINACNALLGGLVKVGWVDLAWDVYREVIAVGVQANVYTLNIMVNALCKDSKIEEAKLFLSEMEEKGVFADIVSYNTLINAYCRGGLLEDAFELMNLMRSKGLKPCLFTYNAIVNGLCKNGRFARAIEILDEMLQIGLSPDTTTFNTLLVECCRKDNISDAQKMFDEMLHRGILPDLVSYSSLIGLFSRNGYLDWAMVYFREMKGAGLVPDNVLYTILIDGFCRNGIMSEAVKMRDEMLQQGCAMDVITYNTILKGLCREKMLLDADELYNEMVERGVYPDFYTFTTLIHGYCKDGNMNKAVALFETMIQRNLRLDVVTYNTLIDGFCKEGEMDRANELWRDMISRNIFPNHISYGILINGFCSKGLVSEAFKLWDEMIEKGIGPTLVTCNTIIKGFCRSGEAAKADDFLSKMMSKGIVPDSITYNTLIHGFIKVENMDKAFILVSKMENQKLFPDVVTHNVILDGFCRQGRMQEAELILRKMIARNLSPDKSTYTSLINGYVTQDNLKEAFRIHDEMLQRGFVPDDRF; this is translated from the exons ATGCTGTGGAAATTTGCAACTGG GAATCGGAGGTCATCCGATGCGCAGGCCTTGATTCTTCGGATGGTTCGAAAAAGCGGAGTTTCGAGGGTTGAAATTGTGGACTCATTGGTTTCAACGTATGGCAATTGTGGTTCAAATCCATTGGTTTTTGATTTGTTGGTTAGGACTTATGTGCAGGCTAAGAAGCTGAGGGAGGGGTGTGAAGCTCTCCGGGTCTTGAAAAGTAGAGGCTTTTGTGTTTCCATAAATGCCTGTAATGCTCTTCTTGGTGGCCTCGTCAAGGTTGGTTGGGTTGATTTGGCATGGGATGTCTACAGGGAAGTAATTGCAGTTGGGGTTCAAGCGAATGTTTATACACTCAATATTATGGTTAATGCGTTGTGCAAAGATAGCAAAATTGAGGAAGCAAAGTTATTTTTGTCcgaaatggaagaaaaaggggTTTTTGCAGATATCGTGAGTTATAATACACTAATTAATGCATACTGTCGTGGTGGGCTTCTCGAAGATGCCTTTGAATTAATGAATTTAATGCGGAGTAAGGGTTTGAAACCTTGCCTATTCACTTATAATGCTATTGTAAATGGTTTATGCAAGAATGGAAGATTTGCGAGAGCAATAGAAATTTTGGATGAAATGTTGCAGATTGGGTTGAGTCCAGACACTACCACTTTTAACACGCTGCTTGTTGAGTGTTGTAGGAAGGACAATATTTCTGATGCCCAGAAAATGTTTGATGAAATGTTGCATCGAGGCATTCTCCCTGATTTAGTTAGTTATAGCTCCCTTATTGGGTTGTTTTCGAGGAATGGATATCTTGATTGGGCAATGGTATACTTTAGAGAAATGAAGGGTGCTGGCTTGGTACCAGATAATGTGCTTTATACTATTCTTATAGATGGATTCTGCAGAAATGGCATTATGTCAGAGGCTGTTAAGATGCGGGATGAAATGCTACAGCAGGGTTGTGCTATGGATGTAATTACATACAATACTATTTTGAAGGGCTTGTGCAGAGAAAAGATGCTTCTTGATGCAGATGAACTTTATAATGAGATGGTAGAAAGGGGCGTATATCCTGATTTTTACACTTTCACCACACTCATTCATGGATATTGTAAGGATGGGAATATGAATAAAGCAGTAGCTTTGTTTGAGACAATGATTCAGAGGAATCTTAGGCTGGATGTTGTGACATACAACACATTGATTGATGGATTTTGCAAGGAAGGTGAAATGGACAGGGCTAATGAGCTATGGCGTGATATGATCTCAAGAAATATTTTTCCTAATCACATTTCGTATGGAATCCTAATCAATGGTTTTTGTAGTAAGGGCCTTGTCTCTGAGGCATTCAAGTTGTGGGATGAGATGATTGAAAAAGGTATTGGACCCACTCTTGTGACTTGCAACACAATTATTAAAGGCTTTTGCCGGTCAGGGGAGGCAGCAAAGGCGGATGACTTCTTGAGCAAGATGATGTCCAAAGGAATTGTTCCTGATAGCATTACATATAACACTCTCATTCATGGATTTATAAAAGTAGAAAATATGGACAAAGCTTTCATTTTAGTCAGTAAAATGGAAAATCAAAAGCTATTTCCTGATGTTGTAACACACAATGTGATTCTAGATGGGTTTTGTAGACAAGGTAGAATGCAAGAAGCTGAGCTGATACTCCGGAAAATGATTGCCAGAAATCTCAGTCCTGATAAATCAACATACACATCATTGATAAATGGATACGTCACCCAGGACAACTTGAAGGAGGCATTTCGGATCCATGATGAAATGCTGCAGAGGGGATTTGTGCCAGATGATAGATTCTAA
- the LOC131149772 gene encoding pentatricopeptide repeat-containing protein At5g01110 isoform X1, translating to MFLPSAGTQAMLVAKMATQRLLLQVACIRNIAHTLRSLPTRHCSFRLHSFSSIPGPVQVLETSIEPNHAPGGDPDSSTPISDAFSIEKILLTLKRGDLNSSRSFQFRLNPSIVVEVLYRCCGNLQLGQKFVDLIASKHPNFRHSSRSLCAMIHILVRNRRSSDAQALILRMVRKSGVSRVEIVDSLVSTYGNCGSNPLVFDLLVRTYVQAKKLREGCEALRVLKSRGFCVSINACNALLGGLVKVGWVDLAWDVYREVIAVGVQANVYTLNIMVNALCKDSKIEEAKLFLSEMEEKGVFADIVSYNTLINAYCRGGLLEDAFELMNLMRSKGLKPCLFTYNAIVNGLCKNGRFARAIEILDEMLQIGLSPDTTTFNTLLVECCRKDNISDAQKMFDEMLHRGILPDLVSYSSLIGLFSRNGYLDWAMVYFREMKGAGLVPDNVLYTILIDGFCRNGIMSEAVKMRDEMLQQGCAMDVITYNTILKGLCREKMLLDADELYNEMVERGVYPDFYTFTTLIHGYCKDGNMNKAVALFETMIQRNLRLDVVTYNTLIDGFCKEGEMDRANELWRDMISRNIFPNHISYGILINGFCSKGLVSEAFKLWDEMIEKGIGPTLVTCNTIIKGFCRSGEAAKADDFLSKMMSKGIVPDSITYNTLIHGFIKVENMDKAFILVSKMENQKLFPDVVTHNVILDGFCRQGRMQEAELILRKMIARNLSPDKSTYTSLINGYVTQDNLKEAFRIHDEMLQRGFVPDDRF from the coding sequence ATGTTCCTTCCCTCCGCCGGCACACAAGCAATGCTTGTCGCCAAAATGGCGACTCAACGGCTACTTTTACAAGTCGCTTGTATCAGGAACATAGCCCACACGTTACGTTCTCTGCCAACCCGCCATTGCTCTTTCCGACTTCACTCTTTCTCCTCTATTCCAGGCCCTGTCCAAGTCCTAGAAACCTCTATCGAACCAAACCACGCACCAGGTGGCGACCCAGATTCATCAACACCCATATCTGATGCATTCTCAATAGAGAAGATTTTGTTAACCCTAAAAAGAGGTGATCTCAATTCTTCGCGTAGTTTTCAATTTCGGTTAAACCCGTCGATCGTAGTCGAAGTTCTTTATCGATGCTGTGGAAATTTGCAACTGGGTCAAAAATTTGTTGATTTGATTGCTTCAAAACATCCAAATTTTCGACATTCGTCACGCTCATTGTGTGCGATGATTCACATTTTGGTCAGGAATCGGAGGTCATCCGATGCGCAGGCCTTGATTCTTCGGATGGTTCGAAAAAGCGGAGTTTCGAGGGTTGAAATTGTGGACTCATTGGTTTCAACGTATGGCAATTGTGGTTCAAATCCATTGGTTTTTGATTTGTTGGTTAGGACTTATGTGCAGGCTAAGAAGCTGAGGGAGGGGTGTGAAGCTCTCCGGGTCTTGAAAAGTAGAGGCTTTTGTGTTTCCATAAATGCCTGTAATGCTCTTCTTGGTGGCCTCGTCAAGGTTGGTTGGGTTGATTTGGCATGGGATGTCTACAGGGAAGTAATTGCAGTTGGGGTTCAAGCGAATGTTTATACACTCAATATTATGGTTAATGCGTTGTGCAAAGATAGCAAAATTGAGGAAGCAAAGTTATTTTTGTCcgaaatggaagaaaaaggggTTTTTGCAGATATCGTGAGTTATAATACACTAATTAATGCATACTGTCGTGGTGGGCTTCTCGAAGATGCCTTTGAATTAATGAATTTAATGCGGAGTAAGGGTTTGAAACCTTGCCTATTCACTTATAATGCTATTGTAAATGGTTTATGCAAGAATGGAAGATTTGCGAGAGCAATAGAAATTTTGGATGAAATGTTGCAGATTGGGTTGAGTCCAGACACTACCACTTTTAACACGCTGCTTGTTGAGTGTTGTAGGAAGGACAATATTTCTGATGCCCAGAAAATGTTTGATGAAATGTTGCATCGAGGCATTCTCCCTGATTTAGTTAGTTATAGCTCCCTTATTGGGTTGTTTTCGAGGAATGGATATCTTGATTGGGCAATGGTATACTTTAGAGAAATGAAGGGTGCTGGCTTGGTACCAGATAATGTGCTTTATACTATTCTTATAGATGGATTCTGCAGAAATGGCATTATGTCAGAGGCTGTTAAGATGCGGGATGAAATGCTACAGCAGGGTTGTGCTATGGATGTAATTACATACAATACTATTTTGAAGGGCTTGTGCAGAGAAAAGATGCTTCTTGATGCAGATGAACTTTATAATGAGATGGTAGAAAGGGGCGTATATCCTGATTTTTACACTTTCACCACACTCATTCATGGATATTGTAAGGATGGGAATATGAATAAAGCAGTAGCTTTGTTTGAGACAATGATTCAGAGGAATCTTAGGCTGGATGTTGTGACATACAACACATTGATTGATGGATTTTGCAAGGAAGGTGAAATGGACAGGGCTAATGAGCTATGGCGTGATATGATCTCAAGAAATATTTTTCCTAATCACATTTCGTATGGAATCCTAATCAATGGTTTTTGTAGTAAGGGCCTTGTCTCTGAGGCATTCAAGTTGTGGGATGAGATGATTGAAAAAGGTATTGGACCCACTCTTGTGACTTGCAACACAATTATTAAAGGCTTTTGCCGGTCAGGGGAGGCAGCAAAGGCGGATGACTTCTTGAGCAAGATGATGTCCAAAGGAATTGTTCCTGATAGCATTACATATAACACTCTCATTCATGGATTTATAAAAGTAGAAAATATGGACAAAGCTTTCATTTTAGTCAGTAAAATGGAAAATCAAAAGCTATTTCCTGATGTTGTAACACACAATGTGATTCTAGATGGGTTTTGTAGACAAGGTAGAATGCAAGAAGCTGAGCTGATACTCCGGAAAATGATTGCCAGAAATCTCAGTCCTGATAAATCAACATACACATCATTGATAAATGGATACGTCACCCAGGACAACTTGAAGGAGGCATTTCGGATCCATGATGAAATGCTGCAGAGGGGATTTGTGCCAGATGATAGATTCTAA
- the LOC131149772 gene encoding pentatricopeptide repeat-containing protein At5g01110 isoform X2 — protein MLVAKMATQRLLLQVACIRNIAHTLRSLPTRHCSFRLHSFSSIPGPVQVLETSIEPNHAPGGDPDSSTPISDAFSIEKILLTLKRGDLNSSRSFQFRLNPSIVVEVLYRCCGNLQLGQKFVDLIASKHPNFRHSSRSLCAMIHILVRNRRSSDAQALILRMVRKSGVSRVEIVDSLVSTYGNCGSNPLVFDLLVRTYVQAKKLREGCEALRVLKSRGFCVSINACNALLGGLVKVGWVDLAWDVYREVIAVGVQANVYTLNIMVNALCKDSKIEEAKLFLSEMEEKGVFADIVSYNTLINAYCRGGLLEDAFELMNLMRSKGLKPCLFTYNAIVNGLCKNGRFARAIEILDEMLQIGLSPDTTTFNTLLVECCRKDNISDAQKMFDEMLHRGILPDLVSYSSLIGLFSRNGYLDWAMVYFREMKGAGLVPDNVLYTILIDGFCRNGIMSEAVKMRDEMLQQGCAMDVITYNTILKGLCREKMLLDADELYNEMVERGVYPDFYTFTTLIHGYCKDGNMNKAVALFETMIQRNLRLDVVTYNTLIDGFCKEGEMDRANELWRDMISRNIFPNHISYGILINGFCSKGLVSEAFKLWDEMIEKGIGPTLVTCNTIIKGFCRSGEAAKADDFLSKMMSKGIVPDSITYNTLIHGFIKVENMDKAFILVSKMENQKLFPDVVTHNVILDGFCRQGRMQEAELILRKMIARNLSPDKSTYTSLINGYVTQDNLKEAFRIHDEMLQRGFVPDDRF, from the coding sequence ATGCTTGTCGCCAAAATGGCGACTCAACGGCTACTTTTACAAGTCGCTTGTATCAGGAACATAGCCCACACGTTACGTTCTCTGCCAACCCGCCATTGCTCTTTCCGACTTCACTCTTTCTCCTCTATTCCAGGCCCTGTCCAAGTCCTAGAAACCTCTATCGAACCAAACCACGCACCAGGTGGCGACCCAGATTCATCAACACCCATATCTGATGCATTCTCAATAGAGAAGATTTTGTTAACCCTAAAAAGAGGTGATCTCAATTCTTCGCGTAGTTTTCAATTTCGGTTAAACCCGTCGATCGTAGTCGAAGTTCTTTATCGATGCTGTGGAAATTTGCAACTGGGTCAAAAATTTGTTGATTTGATTGCTTCAAAACATCCAAATTTTCGACATTCGTCACGCTCATTGTGTGCGATGATTCACATTTTGGTCAGGAATCGGAGGTCATCCGATGCGCAGGCCTTGATTCTTCGGATGGTTCGAAAAAGCGGAGTTTCGAGGGTTGAAATTGTGGACTCATTGGTTTCAACGTATGGCAATTGTGGTTCAAATCCATTGGTTTTTGATTTGTTGGTTAGGACTTATGTGCAGGCTAAGAAGCTGAGGGAGGGGTGTGAAGCTCTCCGGGTCTTGAAAAGTAGAGGCTTTTGTGTTTCCATAAATGCCTGTAATGCTCTTCTTGGTGGCCTCGTCAAGGTTGGTTGGGTTGATTTGGCATGGGATGTCTACAGGGAAGTAATTGCAGTTGGGGTTCAAGCGAATGTTTATACACTCAATATTATGGTTAATGCGTTGTGCAAAGATAGCAAAATTGAGGAAGCAAAGTTATTTTTGTCcgaaatggaagaaaaaggggTTTTTGCAGATATCGTGAGTTATAATACACTAATTAATGCATACTGTCGTGGTGGGCTTCTCGAAGATGCCTTTGAATTAATGAATTTAATGCGGAGTAAGGGTTTGAAACCTTGCCTATTCACTTATAATGCTATTGTAAATGGTTTATGCAAGAATGGAAGATTTGCGAGAGCAATAGAAATTTTGGATGAAATGTTGCAGATTGGGTTGAGTCCAGACACTACCACTTTTAACACGCTGCTTGTTGAGTGTTGTAGGAAGGACAATATTTCTGATGCCCAGAAAATGTTTGATGAAATGTTGCATCGAGGCATTCTCCCTGATTTAGTTAGTTATAGCTCCCTTATTGGGTTGTTTTCGAGGAATGGATATCTTGATTGGGCAATGGTATACTTTAGAGAAATGAAGGGTGCTGGCTTGGTACCAGATAATGTGCTTTATACTATTCTTATAGATGGATTCTGCAGAAATGGCATTATGTCAGAGGCTGTTAAGATGCGGGATGAAATGCTACAGCAGGGTTGTGCTATGGATGTAATTACATACAATACTATTTTGAAGGGCTTGTGCAGAGAAAAGATGCTTCTTGATGCAGATGAACTTTATAATGAGATGGTAGAAAGGGGCGTATATCCTGATTTTTACACTTTCACCACACTCATTCATGGATATTGTAAGGATGGGAATATGAATAAAGCAGTAGCTTTGTTTGAGACAATGATTCAGAGGAATCTTAGGCTGGATGTTGTGACATACAACACATTGATTGATGGATTTTGCAAGGAAGGTGAAATGGACAGGGCTAATGAGCTATGGCGTGATATGATCTCAAGAAATATTTTTCCTAATCACATTTCGTATGGAATCCTAATCAATGGTTTTTGTAGTAAGGGCCTTGTCTCTGAGGCATTCAAGTTGTGGGATGAGATGATTGAAAAAGGTATTGGACCCACTCTTGTGACTTGCAACACAATTATTAAAGGCTTTTGCCGGTCAGGGGAGGCAGCAAAGGCGGATGACTTCTTGAGCAAGATGATGTCCAAAGGAATTGTTCCTGATAGCATTACATATAACACTCTCATTCATGGATTTATAAAAGTAGAAAATATGGACAAAGCTTTCATTTTAGTCAGTAAAATGGAAAATCAAAAGCTATTTCCTGATGTTGTAACACACAATGTGATTCTAGATGGGTTTTGTAGACAAGGTAGAATGCAAGAAGCTGAGCTGATACTCCGGAAAATGATTGCCAGAAATCTCAGTCCTGATAAATCAACATACACATCATTGATAAATGGATACGTCACCCAGGACAACTTGAAGGAGGCATTTCGGATCCATGATGAAATGCTGCAGAGGGGATTTGTGCCAGATGATAGATTCTAA